The Neorhodopirellula lusitana DNA window TCGCACCGTCGCAACCGTTCGACCGGCCCGGAACCGTCGGACGCCCCGTTCCAGGTGTGCAAATACGGATTGTTGATCCCGAAACGCGCGCTGAAGTGCCCACTGGCGATGATGGATTGTTGCTGGTTCGCGGTGCCAGCGTGATGCTTGGCTACTTGCATCGGCCGGACAAAACAGCCGAGGTCCTAGTGGACGGTTGGTATGACACGGGCGACTTCGCGAGCGTTGACGAGGATGAATTTGTCACGATCCAAGGACGCCAACATCGTTTTTCAAAAATCGGCGGCGAGATTGTGCCTCATGCGGCAGTCGAAGAAGCGATGGAAGAGTTGCTTCGAACAAACGACGCCAATGAGGAACGTCAGGTCGCCGTCACGTCCGTTCCCGATCTCAGCAGGGGCGAACGTTTGGTCGTTGTTCACACCCCATGGGGAAACACATCGGCGACCGACATCACGCGAAAGCTTTTTGAAGCGAAAGATCTTCCTGCTGTCTGGATCCCCAAGCCCGTCGACTTCGTCGAAGTCGAGACGATTCCGCTGACCAGCCTGGGGAAAATTGACCTTGGAGAACTGAAACGAATCGCCGAGCAACGAAACGTCGACACAGGCTCAAAGCACACTCATGCACCGGGGAATTCCTGAATGGAACTTTCGTGAACGCAATTGAAAACAGCATCGAATAGGTGGGCAGAAAAGGTTGTCACCTGGGTCGCCAACGCCGTCGGTGCGATAGCGGAAAACCAGCAACTCGAAGGTGCGATGTGATGAGCGTTTGGAACAGGACTTGCAACTTGCTTTGTCGTTGTTTGGGACAGCCTGAAGAGGAGTGCCAAGATCTTTTTGGACAAGGTTGCTTCTTCGGGTTTGTCCTATCTTTGGGAAACTAACCAACACGCGAGGAACCGGAAAATGTTGAAGTCTCTGACTCCCTGGAAAAACCAACGCGACTCCGGACTGATGGAAGTCGCTCCCCAGGACGAATTGGCGCAGTTCCGTACCAACTTTGATCGCATGCTCAGCAAAATGTGGAGTGCCGATCTAGATGACTCTTGGAACAACGGTTGGGGCTGCGAGGTTCAGGACACGGAAGACGAAATCGTCGTCCGCGCCGAAGCCCCTGGATTTGAACCAGACGAAATCGACGTGAAGTTGTCTCCGGGACGTTTGGTCATGCAAGCGGAACACAAGACCGAGCATGACACGTCCGAAAATGGCAATGGGCACTTTAGCAGTTACGGTAAGTTCTACCGATCGATGAGTGTGCCAGCAGGCATCGAAGCCGACAACATCGAGGCCATCTATAAGAATGGCATCGTGGAAGTCCACTTGCCCAAAGGCGAGGAAGCCAAGGCCAAACGCATCGCTGTGAAGGCTCAATAGCACCACCGGCGGTTCACATGATTGGTTGGATCGGTCAGCTCTGACAGATCCAACCAATCTTTTTTTACGTTGCTATGGCGACTTAAACAAATCCAAGAACCGGTCCTCGTAGTCTTCGAACACTTGCAGTCGGTCCAGTTCGGCCTTCAGCTCAAACGCGCGGCTACGGTCGGCAGTTGCGATCCCGAACAGCGATTCGATGTGCTGTTCATCCTCTTCGGAAAGTTGCGAAGCAACCTTCCAATCCTCGCCGGTCGTCTCGTCGTTTTCCTCCGGTTGAGGATTCAGTCTTCGCTGCATCTCGGCCACAAGCTGCCCCAACCGATGTTCGGTTTGTTCAGAGTGCTGCGCCAATTCGGCCAAGTCCAAGTCGATCTTGGACATCTGCAGGAACACTCGCAGCACGGCCAACGATGCTTTCGGGTACAGCAACTGAACAAACAAGTGCGGCATCTCGCCCAGTAAGCAAACGCCTGGCATCCCTTTTTCAGCTGCCGCTGCCAACAGCACCCCGTTGAGTCCACCGATGTTCCCGTCATCCAGAATCTTCACGCCGAAGGGCTCGATCTCGTCGAGCAACGACTGCTCGGTCGCGGCCGCGAAAACGCGAGCGTCAGTGCCGGGTTGCATGTCGGTGGCCATTGCGGCGAACGTAAACAATCGCTCGACGCCATGGTCACGAGCAAAATCAATCAACTGCTCGCAAAACGGCAACTTGCCCATTTGCGGTTGAAACTCGCCAATGAAGACGATGACATCGCGTCCGCCCGGCGGTGCCTTCCATGCGAACACTCGGCTTCGGGGGCGATGCAGCCGCTGCACCAAGCCCTCCTTCACGATCGCTGCGTCGATATCAAACAGTTCGCCCGCCGAGAGCTCAGCGAATTGACTCATGCCTAATTTGGACATCAGGTAGTAACCGGCACTCAAGGCCACGTGGCCCATGCCTGGCCAAACGGCAATCAGCCACGGGTGATCTAGTTTTCTTTCTTCAGTCATTGCAAGAACCTCCGTGAGCGATCGCAGCAAGATTTGCGCCACCACTTCGGTCCATGACATGCAATCTTCAAACGCGTTTCAAACACCTTTGGGAGTGACCAACCATGGGCAGCACAATGATCTATCAAAACGTTCACGGCGTCGAAGCAATCGTCATCGACATGGAAGATCACGAACCCGGAAAACGCGATGCGTCCCGCCATGAAAGACGTAATATTTCCGTGATTGCCTGCACGGTGCAAAAAACCAAGCAGTGGATCGGCGAGTTGATGCACGAGGTGCAGTGGGACGACGCGTCTAAGACTTATCACGGACTGCGTGCGGTGTTGCACGCATTGCGCGACCGATTGACCATTGCTGAAACCGCCGACTTGGCGGCCCAGTTGCCGATGCTGCTTCGTGGCATGTACTACGAATGCAGGCAACCCTCCCACGTGCCCGTCGAAGATCACAGCAAAGAGGAGTTTTTGTCGCACATCGTCAAGGCCTTTCCAGATGATCCCAACGTTGATCTCGAGCGATTGACACACGCCGTTCTGAAAGTCGTCGCGGCCCACGTTAGCAAAGGTGAAATGGACGACATCCGATCCATCGTCCCCAAACCGCTAGTTGAGCCACTTGACTCAGTAGATCGGCAGGAATTTAGGCCTGTTTTTCAAGCGTGCTTGAAAGCTCTGCCTGAGCGGCAGTCCAGGGTGTTCATGCTTCGAGGAATCGAGGATCTTGAAACAGGCGAAATTTGTAAGGAATTGGAGATCAGTGCGTCTAATTTATGGGGGTTGCTGCATCGCGCACGTCTCCGTCTCGCCAACTGCATCAAGCTACGTTGGCTTCAAGAAAAAGCATAATCGGACTATTCCGTCATGTTGACCTGCAAAGAAATTACCCAACTCGTGTCTGAGTCGCTCGATCGTCCCTTGCCTCTACGCAAGCGGGTTTCGGTTTGGATGCATCTAAGCATGTGTCGGCTTTGCTCTGCGTTTCGCCGTGATCAGCTTGTGCTAAAGGAGCGGATTTCTGATGAGCTCGAGCGTGCGTCCAGGGAAAAGATGTCCGAAGAGGTGAAGTTGTCCGCCGCGGCGAAGCAAAGAATGGTGAAGGAATTGTCAAAGCGATGAAATCGTAGCCTAGGCTTCCAGCCTAGGTCTCTTTTGCACCCAGGCTGGAAGCCCAGGTTACGGTTTATATTTCAGACACGTGTAAGGAAACGCACGTTCGGGCGTCTACCCAGGAACTCAGCGAGCATCGGCCACGACGTGCGTCCCGATTCGCGGAATCAACTTGGCGGAGAGGGAACCAGCGTGCCTCAGCAAATCTGGCATCTAAAAAACAACGAACTGTTCACCAAACTGAAGCCGGAACGGTTGTCGCACCTCGAATCGCGTTGTCGCTCTCGATCATTTGCTGCACACAGTCCGGTCTATTTGCCGAGCCAATCAGCGGACAGCGTATTCTTGCTTGCTAGCGGACTGGTTAAGGTCTGCAACCTGACCAACGACGGCAAACAGTCCATTTTGGCTTTTGTCGAACCGGGCGAGATGTTCGGGGAGTTAGCAATTTTTGAATCGGAACAGCGCGACGAGTATGTGGAAGCTGTTGAGAAGTCAACGGTGGTGATGATTCCGGCAAGTGAGCTTCAGGAACTGATGGCTGCAAACCACGATGTCTCCATCGCACTCACCAGGATGATCGGACTGCGGCGGCACCGTGTTGAGCGACGACTAAAAAATCTGCTTTTCCTTTCCAATCGAGACCGGTTGGTTCACTTGCTGCTCGACCTCGCGGAGCAGTTTGGTATTCGCGATACCGATGGGATCCGGCTGCGAATCAAGCTAGCTCATCAGGAAATCGCTAACCTGATGGGCAGTACCCGCGAAACGGTGACGATACTACTCGGGCAACTAAAATCCGAGGGAATGGTCGATGTTGGACGGCAACGAATTGTCTTGGTCCAAGCGGAGC harbors:
- a CDS encoding DUF2267 domain-containing protein; this translates as MGSTMIYQNVHGVEAIVIDMEDHEPGKRDASRHERRNISVIACTVQKTKQWIGELMHEVQWDDASKTYHGLRAVLHALRDRLTIAETADLAAQLPMLLRGMYYECRQPSHVPVEDHSKEEFLSHIVKAFPDDPNVDLERLTHAVLKVVAAHVSKGEMDDIRSIVPKPLVEPLDSVDRQEFRPVFQACLKALPERQSRVFMLRGIEDLETGEICKELEISASNLWGLLHRARLRLANCIKLRWLQEKA
- a CDS encoding PAC2 family protein, coding for MTEERKLDHPWLIAVWPGMGHVALSAGYYLMSKLGMSQFAELSAGELFDIDAAIVKEGLVQRLHRPRSRVFAWKAPPGGRDVIVFIGEFQPQMGKLPFCEQLIDFARDHGVERLFTFAAMATDMQPGTDARVFAAATEQSLLDEIEPFGVKILDDGNIGGLNGVLLAAAAEKGMPGVCLLGEMPHLFVQLLYPKASLAVLRVFLQMSKIDLDLAELAQHSEQTEHRLGQLVAEMQRRLNPQPEENDETTGEDWKVASQLSEEDEQHIESLFGIATADRSRAFELKAELDRLQVFEDYEDRFLDLFKSP
- a CDS encoding Crp/Fnr family transcriptional regulator, coding for MPQQIWHLKNNELFTKLKPERLSHLESRCRSRSFAAHSPVYLPSQSADSVFLLASGLVKVCNLTNDGKQSILAFVEPGEMFGELAIFESEQRDEYVEAVEKSTVVMIPASELQELMAANHDVSIALTRMIGLRRHRVERRLKNLLFLSNRDRLVHLLLDLAEQFGIRDTDGIRLRIKLAHQEIANLMGSTRETVTILLGQLKSEGMVDVGRQRIVLVQAEQLAMSVHRKMPSLNS
- a CDS encoding Hsp20/alpha crystallin family protein; this encodes MLKSLTPWKNQRDSGLMEVAPQDELAQFRTNFDRMLSKMWSADLDDSWNNGWGCEVQDTEDEIVVRAEAPGFEPDEIDVKLSPGRLVMQAEHKTEHDTSENGNGHFSSYGKFYRSMSVPAGIEADNIEAIYKNGIVEVHLPKGEEAKAKRIAVKAQ